In Humulus lupulus chromosome 6, drHumLupu1.1, whole genome shotgun sequence, a single genomic region encodes these proteins:
- the LOC133785009 gene encoding uncharacterized protein LOC133785009: protein MSRIGQSYGNFEAPQWQCLTGTRDRTVLYEKSIEHTAAALAFTAQLNYELNNEVHTSRTLAQEERDLHLKANDDLKAVNTKLEAVVKEREEMAKELGKLKNELEEQKKDNIQLRETNKKLEEDKAVTLDLMEDIKTRLTAEFKEKKETAVDSAMYRMWAYNEELDTSFLGPLEASFLERWNARLEKEEADQLEKDKATPSIVTLIGQGIEMIERFRSDFDTFVSTYKKDKKRSSQFLHQVLAQLSHICASTDSEAHSCSCGPSSSSATQSSHSQSVEGVPSVPSQGLLFENLQEPTILNYHRFFIDKFVGEIKLWRILYCSLTMDRDWISADRL, encoded by the exons atgtcccggattggccagagctacggcaattttgaggctcctcagtggcagtgtctaactggcactcgggaccgcactgtcctgtacgagaagagtatcgagcacactgccgcg gctcttgctttcactgcccagcttaattacgagctgaacaacgaggtccatacgagcaggaccctcgcccaagaggagagggacctccaccttaaagCGAATGACGACCTGAAGGCAgtgaatactaagctcgaggcagtggttaaggagcgtgaggaaatggccaaggagctcggaaagctgaaaaacgaactcgaggagcaGAAGAAAgacaacatccagcttcgggagaccaataagaagctcgaggaagacaaggccgtcaccctcgacctcatggaggatatcaaaacccgccttactgctgagttcaaagaaaagaaggaaacggcggtcgattcagccatgtaccggatgtgggcctataacgaagaactggacaccagttttttgggtcccctcgaggcgtccttcctcgaacgatggaatgcccggctcgagaaggaagaggctgaccagctcgagaaggataaagCTACTCCGA GTATAGTGACTCTGATTGGGCAGGGAATTGAGATGATAGAAAGA TTTCGGTCTGACTTCGATACTTTCGTCTCTACCTACAAGAAGGACAAAAAGCGCTCTTCTCAGTTTCTGCATCAAGTTTTAGCTCAACTGTCCCATATTTGTGCCTCTACTGATTCTGAAGCTCACTCATGTTCTTGTGGTCCAAGTTCATCCTCGGCCACTCAATCTTCGCATTCTCAGTCTGTTGAAGGTGTTCCATCTGTTCCATCTCAGGG attattgtttgaaaaccTTCAAGAACCTACAATACTCAATTACCACag GTTTTTTATTGACAaatttgttggtgagatcaagctttggaggattttatattgcAG tttgacaatggatagagattggattTCAGCTGATAGATTGTAA